In Eschrichtius robustus isolate mEscRob2 chromosome 11, mEscRob2.pri, whole genome shotgun sequence, the following proteins share a genomic window:
- the LOC137772323 gene encoding mas-related G-protein coupled receptor member F, which produces MAGNCSWEAHPTNRNKMCPGVSEAPELYSRGFLTIEQITMLPPPAVMNYIFLLLCLCGLVGNGLVLWFFGFSIKRSPFSTYFLHLAGADVGYLFSKAVFSILNTGGFLGSFADYVRAVSRILGLCMFVTSVSLLPAISSERCLSVIFPSWFWRRRPKRLSAVVCSVLWTLSLLVTSIHNYFCMFLGRQAPGTGCRHMDAFLGILFFLVFCPLMVLPCLALILHVECRARRRQRSAKLNHVILAMVSVFLVSSIYLGIDWFLFWVFQIPAPFPEYVTDLCICINSSAKPVVYFLAGRDKSQRLWEPLRVVFQRALRDGAEPGEAGGSTPNTVTMEMQCSSGNAS; this is translated from the exons ATGGCTGGAAACTGCTCCTGGGAGGCCCATCCCACCAACAGGAACAAG ATGTGTCCGGGAGTGAGCGAGGCCCCGGAGCTCTACAGCCGCGGCTTCCTGACCATTGAGCAGATCACCATGCTGCCGCCGCCAGCCGTCATGAACTACATCTTCCTGCTTCTCTGTCTGTGCGGCCTGGTGGGCAACGGGCTGGTCCTCTGGTTTTTCGGCTTCTCCATCAAGAGGAGCCCCTTCTCCACCTACTTTCTGCACTTGGCCGGCGCGGACGTCGGCTACCTCTTTAGCAAGGCCGTGTTCTCCATCCTGAACACGGGGGGCTTCCTGGGCTCGTTTGCCGACTACGTCCGCGCGGTGTCCCGGATCCTGGGGCTCTGCATGTTCGTCACCAGCGTGAGCCTCCTGCCAGCCATCAGCTCAGAGCGCTGCCTGTCGGTCATCTTTCCCTCTTGGTTCTGGCGCCGTCGGCCCAAGCGCCTGTCGGCCGTGGTGTGCTCCGTGCTCTGGACCCTGTCGCTGCTGGTCACCAGCATACACAACTACTTCTGCATGTTCCTGGGCCGCCAGGCGCCCGGGACGGGCTGCAGGCACATGGACGCCTTCCTGGGCATCCTGTTCTTCCTGGTCTTCTGTCCGCTCATGGTGCTGCCCTGCCTGGCGCTCATCCTGCACGTGGAATGCCGGGCCCGGCGGCGCCAGCGCTCGGCCAAGCTCAACCACGTCATCCTGGCCATGGTCTCGGTTTTCCTCGTGTCCTCCATCTACTTGGGGATCGACTGGTTCCTCTTCTGGGTCTTCCAGATCCCGGCCCCCTTCCCCGAGTACGTCACCGACCTGTGTATCTGCATCAACAGCAGCGCCAAGCCTGTCGTCTACTTCCTGGCCGGCAGGGACAAGTCACAGCGGCTGTGGGAGCCCCTCAGGGTGGTCTTCCAGCGGGCCCTGCGAGACGGGGCCGAgccgggggaggcggggggcagcACACCCAACACGGTCACCATGGAGATGCAGTGCTCCTCGGGGAATGCCTCGTGA